The Erythrolamprus reginae isolate rEryReg1 chromosome 3, rEryReg1.hap1, whole genome shotgun sequence genome contains a region encoding:
- the RBBP5 gene encoding retinoblastoma-binding protein 5 isoform X15 has protein sequence MNLELLESFGQNYPEEADGTLDCISMALTCTFNRWGTLLAVGCNDGRIVIWDFLTRGIAKIISAHIHPVCSLCWSRDGHKLVSASTDNMVSQWDVLTGDCDQRFRFPSPILKVQYHPRDQNKVLVCPMKSAPVMLTLSDSKHVVLPVDDDSDLNVVASFDRRGEYIYTGNAKGKILVLKTDTQDLVASFRVTTGTSNTTAIKSIEFARKGSCFLINTADRIIRVYDGREILTCGRDGEPEPMQKLQDLVNRTPWKKCCFSGDGEYIVAGSARQHALYIWEKSIGNLVKILHGTRGELLLDVAWHPVRPIIASISSGVVSIWAQNQVENWSAFAPDFKELDENVEYEERESEFDIEDEDKSEPEQTGADAAEDEEVDVTSVDPIAAFCSSDEELEDSKALLYLPIAPEVEDPEENPYGPPPDAVQTALPDDGIGAEKKRPSLSDGPQPPKKKPKTTNIELQGVPNDEVHPLLGVKGDGKSKKKQAGRPKGSKGGGISELL, from the exons ATGAACCTGGAGCTGCTCG aaTCCTTTGGGCAGAACTATCCAgag GAAGCTGATGGCACATTGGACTGTATTAGTATGGCTCTTACATGTACTTTTAACAGATGGGGCACTCTTCTAGCAGTTGGTTGTAATGATGGCCGAATTGTCATTTGGGATTTCTTGACAAGGGGCATAGCAAAAATAATAAGTGCCCACATTCACCCAGTTTGTTCATTATG TTGGAGTCGAGATGGTCACAAGTTAGTGAGTGCATCAACTGATAATATGGTGTCTCAGTGGGATGTTTTGACTGGTGATTGTGATCAGAGGTTTCgttttccttctcctattttgaaAGTCCAATATCATCCCCGTGATCA aAACAAAGTGTTAGTATGCCCAATGAAATCTGCCCCAGTAATGTTAACACTGTCTGATTCGAAGCATGTTGTCCTACCAGTAGATGATGATTCTGATCTCAATGTGGTAGCTTCTTTTGATCGACGAGGGGAATATATCTACACAGGGAATGCTAAAGGAAAG atTTTGGTGTTAAAGACAGACACTCAGGATCTTGTTGCTTCCTTCAGAGTGACAACAGGAACCAGTAACACTACTGCTATTAAATCTATAGAATTTGCTCGAAAAGGAAG TTGCTTTCTCATAAATACTGCTGATCGCATAATCAGAGTTTATGATGGCCGGGAAATCTTGACCTGTGGTAGAGATGGGGAACCAGAACCAATGCAAAAACTACAGGATTTAGTGAACAG GACACCTTGGAAGAAATGCTGTTTCTCTGGTGATGGGGAGTATATTGTTGCAGGGTCAGCCCGTCAGCATGCTCTGTACATATGGGAGAAAAGTATTGGCAACCTTGTGAAAATCCTGCATGGCACCAGGGGAGAGTTGTTGCTGGATGTGGCA TGGCATCCTGTCCGACCAATCATTGCTTCTATTTCCAGTGGAGTAGTATCTATATGGGCACAGAATCAAGTG GAAAACTGGAGTGCCTTTGCACCTGATTTTAAAGAGCTGGATGAAAATGTAGAATATGAAGAACGGGAGTCTGAATTTGACATAGAAGATGAAGATAAAAGTGAGCCAGAACAGACAG GTGCTGATGCTGCAGAAGATGAGGAAGTGGATGTAACTAGTGTAGACCCTATTGCAGCTTTTTGTAGCAG TGATGAAGAACTGGAAGACTCTAAAGCTTTACTCTACTTGCCTATTGCTCCCGAGGTGGAAGACCCAGAGGAAAATCCATATGGGCCTCCACCAGATGCAGTTCAGACTGCTTTACCGGATGATGGAATAGGCGCTGAGAAGAAGCGGCCATCTTTGTCTGATGGACCTCAGCCTCCAAAGAAGAAACCTAAAACCACCAACATAGAACTGCAGGGAGTACCTAATGATG